Sequence from the Panicum virgatum strain AP13 chromosome 5N, P.virgatum_v5, whole genome shotgun sequence genome:
TGCTCCAGATAAATACTCCCCAGCAGAATCAGCACGAAAGACCCTAATAGGAGTATCAAACTAACTACGGATCATAGTTGCAAAATTTTTATAGATAGACAAAGCCTCACTACGATTTTTCATAAAGTAAACTCATGTGTGGTGAGAAAAATCATCTATAAAAATGATATAATATCTATGGCCTCCTTTCGAAACGAGGGGAGCTGGACCCCATACATCAGAATGAACAAGAGCAAAAGGATGTTTCGACACCGAATCACTAGAATAGTAAGGAAGCTGGAGCTGTTTTCCTAGACGATAACCCTGACACTGTTCTAGAGATACATCACCAGAGACTGACCCTAAAAGACCACGATGAACGAGCGTAGACAGACGCGAGCCACAGAGATGTCCCAAGCGATGATGCCACTGAGCAAAAAAACGATGTGGATGACGTAGATGCAGCAGACCCAACAAGACTGGCAGAGGCAGCGGAAGGAAAACGAAGCCAGTCAAGCTCCGAAAGCGCTGAGAATCACGCCGACGAGGGCCAGTACCAACCAGAAGACCCGTGCGGTCCTGAATACAACAAGAGTCAGAATCAAGGATCACACGACAATAATGATCAGTGAGCTGGCTAGCAGAGATAAGCTGCATGGTTAGTTTGGGAACATAAGAAACAGTAGGGACATGAAAAGAGGGAGACGAAAGAGTTCCCTGCCCTGCAACAGAGAGAGACGATCCATCCGCAGTTTGAACAGTGATAGGAATAGATGGTGTACTAATGGAAGAAAGACTAGTGCGATCAGGAGTCATATGAAAAGAAGCACCAGAATCTAGAATGCAAGGAAAATTACCTGAAGAAGACTGAGAAGCAGTAGCAGCATCTGACTGTGCAGAGGACTGAGTAACAGAACCAGCAGCTCCCGATGGCGCAGAGGCAGCAAGGCGACGAAGCAACATGAGCATCTCCTGTGTCTCAGAACCAGTAGAACTCTGCTGAGTGCCTCCAGTATCAGAACCACCAGCACTACCTGTACCCTGTGAAGCACGACCACTACCACCTCGGCAAGACTGATCTTCTTGAAGCAAAATGCCTCCACATGAGTTTTCTTACCACAATAGTCACAGTAAAGACGACTACCCCCTCCTCCCTCAGAAGAAGATGCTACTGAAAGAGGCGCCTTAGGTGGAGGGGTGACAGCTGTAGACGAAGAAGACCGAGCAGCCAATACTGAAGAAGACGAAGAATGCAATAGACCAGCACTACGAAGACGAAGCTCCTCATTacgagcagcagcaagagcctCCATCAGAGAAACACAAGGCACACGAGAGACCAACTGAGCTCGAAGCTACTCAAACTCATCATGAAGATGACTCAAAAAGTCATAAGTGCGCCTAGTCTCCAGAGCAACCTTCTGAGCCTTACACGAGTCACAAGTGCTGGGTGATAGTGGAGGACCAATCGAATCAAGCTGACGCCACACTGCAGACATCTGAGCATAGAAATCATCAACTATAGAATCACTCTAGCACAAGAGCTACTCCTGACGTAGAGCAGCAATATAGGTAGACTGACCAGTAGACTCATAACGCCCACGAAGAAAAACCCACATCTGATGTGCATGCTCAAAACCAACAATTTTCTGCAGAAATCTGCTCCTCCATACTAGCAGCAAGAACAGCACTAGCACAAGCATCCTCATCCAACCATGTCATGTATGCAACAAACTGAGATGCATAGGAATCCATACTAGCATCATAATCATCAAGCATCTTTGTCTTCACATCATCAGTAGCCTTATCAGGAATAGTAGGCCTGATAGGAACAACAGGAGGAGATGGGCAGGGTATATTACCAGTAATAAACTCCCAAAGACGAAGACCACGCATGTGCCAGCGCAGACGAGGAACCCAGTCGCGATAGTTGGTGCCATTGAAAAGCACCGGACATCGCATAATCTGCACACCACCAGATGACGGAACGGAAGAGGATGACATCCCAAACAGCCACGGGCGACGGCGAGAGCGCAAAGGAAAAGCAGCGGTCGATGGCGAGAGCGCAAATgaaagcggcggcggcagcaacaatttttttttgattttttttagtaCCCTACTGTTAAATTCGGGGGCAAAATAAAGCGACAAATAGAGTCACAAGAAGCCACCGAACAAAACAGTAgtcctctttctttttttttctttttttacacaCAGGAGGCTTACCCCTTGTTTAGAGCTCGATTGAACAGGAAACAGGGGAGCAGAAGAAAAAACAGAGGACCGCGACCTGGGCGGCGCGTCCCAGCGGTGGCCGTCCCGGCGAGAGGACCGCGGCGGCTTGGGCTGTGCGTCCCAGCAGTGGCCCTGTCCCGGCGAGGGCACGTCCGTAGGGAAGCCAGGCGCGGGCGAATCCCGGCGGGCGGCAGATCTCGGCAGGCGGGCGGGAGGGTGCACAGACCCCGGCAAGGATGCGTCTTGGCGGCGGCTGGAAGAAGGAGCGGCGGTGCGGCCCCTGGATGGTGGAAggggggcggtggcgcggctgtGGACAGCGGCGCGGCCCCTGGCGCAGATCGACGACGCCGGGAAGAAAATCGATTGTGCGCTCAAAAAGGAAGAGCTCAAATCGATTGAAGTGGAGATGAGATGCACGCAAGTGCAACGTGCAGGGGAAGATCGAAGGAGAGGGAAAACGGACCCTAACCCTAAATTTTGGCTTTGTATACCATGTTATGTATAGCACTTGTATTCATCATGAGGGCTCTAGGCttgaatatatatatgtacaggTTTAGGAAATATGCACAAAACCTCTTATACAATGGGAAAACTACAAGATACATATATACATCTAACAGAGACTACTAGTACATAGGTTCTGGCGAATGTCGAAGTGGACTTCTTTACATATCCACTTAATTGATGCTGCTCTTGTCATTAGTATTAAATATTTTCTGGTGAATGTTGAAGTGGActtctttacttttttttttgggaacaagTGGACTTCTTTATTGATCCACTTGATTGATGCCACTGTTGTAATTAGTAAATTGCAGTCCAAATCCTGACTTCAGTAATAGTTAGCATTGCTGCCTTAGGGTGAGTTCTTCCAACATTTGTTAATCTGATTTTGCATGTGACCATTGTAGCAGGGTTTGATTGCTTTGTTCCATTGTCCTATATCAATGATCTCAGGGTGTTTTACCATTTGTTATCATTTCTTCTTGTCTAATTGTTCATTCTTTGGCAGCAATGGTATGTTGTGTCCAAGACGCTTGCAGAGGAGGCTGCATGGAAGTTCTCTAGAGATAATGGATTGGAAATTGTTATGATAAACCCAGCAATGGTTATTGGACCCCTTTTGCAGCCTACACTAAATACTAGTGCTGAAGCAATCCTAAAGCTAATTAACGGTATGTTGCTGGACCAACTCATTTTTAAACTCTTGCAAACACATTCGTTCTTTATTTGTTATGTGTTATACAATATCTGTAACAATAGTAGCTACACTTGCATCCGTTATAAATTGTGCATTCGAGCTCAGGAATTTAGTTCCTGTTTCTGCAAGTACTGGGACGCATGGAAAAATACTGTTAAGTCTGCCATAATAATCATGTCTTCTATAGCTACAGGTCAAATACACATATAACCTCATTATCCTCCAAAGCTACTTGAATGTGTGGATGTCATCAGTCTTTAAGTTTGTACCCCCAGATCAACAGCTTGGACTGTGCTACCCCTTATATCAACGGCTCTATAAGTTTCTATTGCCGTGGCATTCATCATACTTGTATATGACTATTGTTTCACATGTGACACCTCTGTTGCACGGATACGTAGTTTAGTAGCGTATCGcctatccgatacgtatcggatatgGATACGTATTCAATAGGCCATGGATACGTATCCTCCGAGTATccgaattattattattattttcgcGAATATTGGATACGTGGGCCGATATGTATCAGGCCTGAGGATACGGCCCAGCCCACTAAGAAGACCCCTTATCTCCATGACGCCCAACCTGCCGCACGCCCCGACGCCCTAACCTTCTCGCGCCGCATCTCCGCCTAGTGACgagcctccgcctccgctcGGCCAGCGACGAGCCTCCGTCCCTTCTCACCCACCGGCCGCCAACGACGAGTTTCCGCCCTTGCTATACGGATCCAAGCTCCAGCGAACTCCCGTGAGCTAATCCTCTACCCCATTctcgatctcctcttcttcaGTTCGTGGCCGCTTGTTGCTTGATTTCTTTGCTCCCCACTTCGTCTTCCTGTCCCCATTCTCGATCTATTCTATTTCTGCAGTCCAGACGCGCAGTTAGTGACTTCCTGTTGCTTGATTTCTTGTATGCCGTAGATGGCGTCCCCAAATATGAGTAGTGCTAGTGCTAGCATAGGATCTGAAGGCACACACACAACAGACATCAAGGCTTCCCTATGTCAAGGCTCCACTTTGAGAATTTGAGACTTGTTGCTATGTTACTCTGCACTTGTGATTTGTGAATTTGATGTCCTGTTCGGCTGTTCCTGTGTGCTTTGGCTTTGGCTGGTAATTACTATTGCAAGGTAATTTACATATGtgctattatttatttattttaaaaaatagtaaaacattTCTGCGTATCGGGTTTTTTAGAAAATTGCCGTATCCgcctatccgtatccttccgatACCGTTACGCGTATCTGTATCTGTGCTACATGACACTACTATTCTTGTATTATTCTGTTGTCAATTTCTGGACAGCTGTTTACTGTCTTTATTCCACATGAGTGTTAAAACATATATGCATCTAGCTGTGAGGGTGATTTGGTGATTTATGAAAAATTTGAAGAGAGTGTATGCTTATGgctgaaaaagaaaaacagatgATTCTATATCAACATCAAAATGGAGAGATTAATGCAAATACATCCCATCTTATTACAGGGTCATGGTCTACATATCCCAATTTCAGCTTTGGATGGGTGAATGTTAAAGATGTTGCACTGGCACATATCCTTGCATATGAAGTTCCCTCAGCAAATGGAAGATATTGCATGGTGGAAAGAGTTGTTCACTACTCAGAAGTTGTCAACATCATACGAAAGATGTATCCTACAATTCCTCTTGCAGACAAGTAAGTTAATATTCATTGAAACAATTATCAAATGTGATGCCTCCTGGACTCACAATTATCTAATACAATACTTTTTACACATACGCCTTGTTTGGAGGTGGGTGGTCACGAAAATAGTGATACCTGCCAGCCAGGGTTCAAATCGAGGTTGCACAAACAAAAAAATCCCCTTGTCGTGCCTCCCTAAAAAAATGTGGTAGGGTGCCGGCCTGTGCTAACAGTGCGGTCCTACCATGGAGTTACTGGCAGTGGGCGCCAGCCAAAGACTGTCAGCACTGTCAGGGTTCCATATTCCTTAATAAGCATTTAACTATTAGGATCAACAAACTGCTACTTGCACTATTTGTCTACAGAATAAGTAAAAACTAAGTGCGCTCCTCTGCAGGTGTGCAGATGACAAGCCATTTGTCCCAACATACCAGGTATCAAAGGAGAAAATAAGAAGCTTAGGCATCGAGTTGATTCCACTGGAGACGAGCATCAGGGAGACCATCGAGAGCTTAAAAGAGAAGGGATTTGTTAGTTTTGACTCGAGCAATCTGTGAAAGAAAGCAAAAGCTTGATGTTACAAGATCAGTGGTCTGTACCAGACTTCGCAGTTCACATGATTGTATGGTACGCCAAGTAGTATCGTGGCCTGTAACTGTAAGGTGACCTGAAATAAACGAGGCATTCTGTAGTTTTTGGACTTGTTATATTTTTCTTAGGCTAGACAGAGGCATGATATAATGATGTATgagcccgtttagttaccaaaaattttcacccaaaattttttacctcccctttgaacacatgcatgtagtattaaatatagttaagaaataaaactaattgcatagtttgaatgtacatgacgagacgaatcttttgaataTAATTAGTGCATAATTATTCATAAGTGTTACAGTAACTCACATGTGGtgatgatgcggtcaaagacctcggtcaaagacctcaaaaaattcgtctcacggtttccaggtgagttctgaaattagtttttttaattagtatccgaaaaaccctcccggcATCTGGTCAAACAGTCGATTTGACatcaaaaaattttcattttgggaactaaacagcccCTATGTTTGCTATCTGGTTGATGTTGGGAAATACTATTTTATGAGCCGTTCCGTGCTATCTAGAAACTTGTGCTATTTGGTATATGACGTGATTGTGATCGAACAATATGGAAATATTGTTTCTCGGTTTTTATATGTTGATGATCATATTACCACGGTGACCTTGTGTATTGTTATTTACCTGTATATACGATCAACAACAATCATTAAATATATGGTAAGAAATGCAGTAATGCTTTGGATGAATATCAATATTAATCAAATATAGCTGATCGGAGCTTGGGCTTGGTCCACGTACAATTGGGCCCGAAATGGCCTGCACCAACCTTATTTGGCGAGGAAGCTcctaataaaactttgccaaaaaTTTCTAAgccatttttcattttttttggttAAAAAGAGCCCATCAAATTTTAGTCCATGTTGATATTCCTTATGCCCTAGAATAAATACAGGAAAAAGCTACCGCGTGTACCGCCATGCTCGTCCTCGATTGTGCGACCCCACATAGCCCGACCTGCGAGTGTCCACATGCTAGGCTGCGAACTATTCTGCTATCCTGTTGGGCCACAAGCTAGATACAGTAGATTAGAATGCCTAGTGGTGTGGCTTTCGCGTGAATAGATAGACTTTGGTCATTGTGCGAGATAGATAACCCGTAAGAATATATAAAAAGTTATCGCGCATACCGTCGTGCTCACGCTGGATCGCGTAACCCCACGTGGACCAACATGCGCAGCCTGCGAGGATCCAGATGCTAGGCTGCAAACTATTCTGCTATCCCGTTGGACTAGAAGCTTGATATAGCAGATTAGAATGCGTACGTGGTGGGCTTTTGCGCGAATAGATGGATGTTGATCATTGTGCAAGATAGATAAACCGTAAGAATATGAACATGTGGGAGTATCGGTCTGACCAAAAGTAGCTCCATACAGTATATCTAGGGAGTTTTTTCAATAAAACTTATTTACTACAAATATTTAATCTCCATCACATTACTTCTGTTTCGAGACAATTGCATCATTGTGTTCTAAACGAcgagatgaacaaaactagagcctacttgcatatgttttgaagTTGTTTTGGAGTAGTAACAGCTAATATGTAAATGTGAGTTTGAAGGTTATCAAATGAGTTGCTACAATATTCACATATAAATTGCTAGTATGTGTATAGTAGCAACTTATCTGCATGGCCATGGCCCAATGCCTTCATACCTTCCCCCATGCGGCCCGCATGCTCCCTGGAGCGGCCCTTCATTCCTTTGTGGCCTTTCGCTCCGAGGCCCATCTCACAATCCGCAAGCGACCTTGACTTGGTCTAGAGTCACAACTATGGCTCATGACAACTTATGTGATGACTTACTTTTCTTTATGTAGCAACTAATGTGTATATCAGCTTATTGTGGTGATAATTTATGTGTATAGCATTTTTCGTAAATTTATATGTATGATAGATTTTATTTGTAGTAATTTATATTTTATATGTGTGCAAATCATGTGTATAATAGATTGTGTTTTTGTGGTAACTTTCATTTTACATGTGCGACAACTTTTATTTTATaacaatttttatataaatttatgtACGACAACGTACTTATTGTTTTACTACTTATGTGTATAACATCTTTTATTTAAGACAACTTACATATATGACGGATTTTATTTGTGATAACTTAAGATTATAAcaaattatatttttgtgttgacttataaaaatatttttatgggAATTTCCATCTTAAATATCTGGCAACTTATGTTATAATAGATTCTGTTTTTTACAACTTTTGTCTTACATACGTGATAACTTTTATTTTCTGAGAATTTGTATACAAACTTACGAGTATGAACAACTTACTCGTTTTTCACCACCATGTGTAtgaaattttttgtttgtaCCAACTTATGCACGGCAGGACCAGGAAAtattaggggggggggggggcaaagtCCAGTAGAAAACACAACTCGGCTCGCAAGTAGCTCGAGCCAGCTCATTTTGGCTCATGAGCTACAGAGAAGCGGTGCCACACGGTAGGCCAACGCTGCCGCGGGTGAGCCGGTGAGATCGGCAGGCCGCGGCACAGCGATGCAAGGGACGACGTGAGGGCAGGTGAAGGCTGGAAGATAAAGCTATAACATTAATCCAGCACAAGCAGCCGCGACAAAAAACAATTTCGAGCAAGAAAGGAGAAAACAGTAAATGTGTGATCTCCAATGCTTTGCTTCCCATGGCAGGAATGGAATCATGCGATTGAATCAAACAAATTAAAGGAAACATCATTCCAATTAgggaaaaaataaagaaaacaaatGACAAACACTAAGAATCAAACTCCTGGTGGATAAGCTCTTGCTGCTATGTCAatgtttagccgccaagcccACCTTAGGGTATAGTTGTAGGAGGGGTTTCACTGAGGTCTGAaaccgatggtgcaaggaacacaaagttttagacaggttcgggccacgagatgcgtaataccctatatcttgttggttgtttgtattgccttagatgaGATTATGTTTCGAGGGTgttcctgcccgcccttatatagtctgg
This genomic interval carries:
- the LOC120673364 gene encoding phenylacetaldehyde reductase-like isoform X1, producing MSSAAAAMTGAGKVVCVTGASGYIASWIVKLLLARGYTVRATVRDTADPKKTLHLSALDGAKDRLHFFKASLLEEGSFDAAVEGCETVFHTASPFYHNVKDPKAELLDPAVKGTLNVLGSCTKASIKKVVVTSSVAAVAYNGKPRTPEVIVDETWFSDPQICEKNKQWYVVSKTLAEEAAWKFSRDNGLEIVMINPAMVIGPLLQPTLNTSAEAILKLINGSWSTYPNFSFGWVNVKDVALAHILAYEVPSANGRYCMVERVVHYSEVVNIIRKMYPTIPLADKCADDKPFVPTYQVSKEKIRSLGIELIPLETSIRETIESLKEKGFVSFDSSNL
- the LOC120673364 gene encoding phenylacetaldehyde reductase-like isoform X2 codes for the protein MSSAAAAMTGAGKVVCVTGASGYIASWIVKLLLARGYTVRATVRDTADPKKTLHLSALDGAKDRLHFFKAELLDPAVKGTLNVLGSCTKASIKKVVVTSSVAAVAYNGKPRTPEVIVDETWFSDPQICEKNKQWYVVSKTLAEEAAWKFSRDNGLEIVMINPAMVIGPLLQPTLNTSAEAILKLINGSWSTYPNFSFGWVNVKDVALAHILAYEVPSANGRYCMVERVVHYSEVVNIIRKMYPTIPLADKCADDKPFVPTYQVSKEKIRSLGIELIPLETSIRETIESLKEKGFVSFDSSNL